A window of the Oscillospiraceae bacterium genome harbors these coding sequences:
- a CDS encoding extracellular solute-binding protein, with the protein MKQHLKHLLALLLAASMILGMGVITAGCTADSGKVTIELLEYKREAVSIFQKMAADFNKENPDINLVVSSPNDAVTVLKTRLIKNDAPDIIGIGGDSTYSNLLDADMLEDISSYKGLQSIKSVYKEMDKNLELVPKAGTYALPYAANASGVLYNRAIFKKYGWSIPTTWEELISLCKKMQAAKVTPFYFALKDSWTSLAPWNAIAVDLVEPNIAQEVNLGRTTFTKAYSEVADKEKELTKYGQKDIFAYGYNDACTAFAKGQSAMMLIGSYAVPQIKTVNADIDIDSFVLPASSSATENKLNSGNDLQFSIMKGTKDKATCYRVLDYMLKDENVQKYVDDQNAVSCKTGSFTLPSMLDGMKLYIQQNKMADYQDHHYPSEMSADALIQTYLLGQSKADFLQTFDTNWKRYNRDTIAKLKKYETEHGSVSTSSVS; encoded by the coding sequence TGCCCTGCTGCTCGCCGCCAGCATGATCCTCGGCATGGGGGTCATCACAGCGGGATGCACAGCGGACAGCGGAAAAGTAACCATCGAACTTTTAGAGTACAAACGCGAAGCAGTTTCCATTTTTCAAAAAATGGCTGCTGACTTCAACAAAGAAAACCCGGACATTAACCTGGTCGTCTCTTCCCCAAATGATGCTGTAACCGTATTGAAAACGCGCCTGATTAAAAACGACGCGCCCGACATTATCGGTATTGGCGGCGACAGCACCTACTCCAATCTTTTGGACGCAGATATGCTTGAGGATATCAGCAGCTACAAGGGCCTGCAAAGCATTAAGAGCGTCTATAAGGAAATGGACAAGAATCTGGAACTGGTGCCAAAGGCGGGGACCTACGCCCTGCCCTATGCTGCAAATGCCTCCGGTGTCCTTTACAACCGGGCAATTTTCAAAAAGTACGGCTGGAGCATTCCCACCACATGGGAAGAGTTGATCTCTCTGTGCAAAAAGATGCAGGCCGCCAAGGTTACACCATTTTACTTTGCCCTGAAAGATTCGTGGACATCGCTCGCCCCGTGGAACGCTATTGCGGTGGACCTGGTAGAGCCCAACATTGCCCAGGAAGTAAATCTAGGCAGAACGACCTTTACAAAAGCTTATAGTGAAGTGGCAGACAAAGAAAAAGAACTGACGAAATACGGACAAAAAGATATCTTTGCCTACGGCTACAACGATGCGTGCACAGCCTTTGCCAAAGGGCAGTCGGCTATGATGCTGATTGGCAGCTACGCGGTTCCGCAGATTAAGACTGTCAACGCCGATATCGACATTGACTCCTTTGTTTTGCCGGCCAGCAGCAGCGCCACCGAAAACAAGCTGAACTCTGGTAATGACCTGCAGTTCAGCATTATGAAAGGGACGAAAGACAAAGCCACCTGCTACCGTGTACTGGACTATATGCTGAAAGACGAAAATGTACAGAAATATGTAGATGATCAAAACGCTGTTTCCTGCAAGACCGGCAGCTTTACGCTTCCCTCTATGCTTGACGGCATGAAGTTATATATCCAGCAAAACAAGATGGCAGACTATCAGGACCACCACTATCCATCTGAAATGTCTGCCGATGCGCTGATTCAAACCTATCTGCTCGGCCAAAGCAAAGCGGATTTTCTGCAGACCTTTGATACAAACTGGAAGCGGTATAACCGTGACACTATTGCAAAGCTGAAAAAATACGAAACAGAGCACGGCTCTGTTTCCACCAGCTCTGTATCTTAA
- a CDS encoding sugar ABC transporter permease: MNRQKAKKPLGSRERSYFFILLPILILFFLFNTLPLIQGFLYSFTNFRGFGSYDWVGLRNYADLFGDGRVGNSYRFTFLFAVVSTVLVNVVSLILALGLNSKIYAKSALRGIYFVPNVLGGLVVGYIFSFFFTYILPAIGTALGIADLSSSWLARTDRAWFAIVLVAAWQSIAMNTLIYISGLQTVPSDVYEAGAIDGATGWKRFRSITLPLIMPFVTVNLVLSMKNALMVFDQIMSLTQGGPAQSTESISYLIYNNGMGGGQFGYQSANAVVFFIVIVAISVFQMKYLGSKEEQL; encoded by the coding sequence ATGAACCGTCAAAAAGCAAAGAAGCCGCTTGGCAGCCGGGAACGCTCTTATTTCTTCATTTTGCTGCCTATCCTGATTCTATTTTTCCTGTTTAACACCCTGCCGCTCATTCAGGGCTTTCTGTACAGCTTCACAAATTTCCGTGGTTTCGGGAGCTACGACTGGGTGGGCCTGCGAAACTACGCTGACCTTTTCGGCGACGGCCGTGTCGGAAATTCGTACCGTTTTACCTTTCTTTTTGCCGTTGTATCCACTGTACTGGTTAATGTGGTCAGTTTAATTCTTGCCCTTGGCCTGAACTCTAAAATTTACGCAAAATCGGCCCTGCGCGGCATTTATTTTGTCCCAAACGTACTGGGTGGACTGGTGGTTGGCTATATCTTTTCATTTTTCTTTACCTATATTCTGCCCGCAATCGGCACTGCACTGGGCATTGCCGACCTCAGCTCAAGCTGGCTTGCCCGCACAGACCGCGCTTGGTTCGCCATTGTGCTGGTTGCCGCGTGGCAGTCTATTGCGATGAATACACTGATTTATATTTCCGGTCTGCAGACTGTACCATCAGATGTCTATGAGGCCGGCGCAATCGACGGTGCAACTGGCTGGAAGCGCTTTCGGTCCATTACCCTGCCGCTGATTATGCCCTTTGTCACGGTGAACTTGGTGCTGAGTATGAAAAACGCGCTGATGGTTTTTGATCAGATCATGTCCCTGACACAGGGCGGCCCTGCACAGAGCACGGAATCTATTTCTTACCTGATTTACAACAACGGCATGGGTGGCGGACAGTTCGGCTACCAAAGCGCCAACGCGGTCGTGTTCTTCATTGTCATTGTCGCGATTTCCGTATTCCAGATGAAATATCTGGGAAGCAAGGAGGAGCAGCTATGA